From the genome of Athalia rosae chromosome 3, iyAthRosa1.1, whole genome shotgun sequence:
AGGAATATTAATTGTACGCTTCGACTCTTACATGCGTCGTTGGTTGGCTACGgtagtaaaaattttcaagctaATAACTGTCTGGATTATAAAATGCGATAAACGCGCGTACACGTTGATCAAGTGACGGATGAGATCTGTTCCAAGCGTACGTTATAATTGTATACAACAGTCGCGGTgttggagagagaaaaagagaagaaagaaagaaaaaaacaaaaaggaacaagtaaaacaaaaaaaaataaaaaataaaaataaaaaaaacgagatttatgaataatttctaTGCAGTTACAACGTTCGGTTGCGTGTGAATATATGCAACCCTGTTCACGGTTATAATATGGCAATTATGCCGATAACCTCTGGGCTACCTGCAGCAATCGCagtaatttctttctttataaACGTCACGCATTCGTTGTTGGTTTAACAAATCACCTCGTACACCTCAGTCCTATTTGTTCAACTTCGGTATCGGTGACAAGCGTGACGCATGCCGTTACCAATACTTTCGATTCTAAAGGTGAACGCGTTCCGAGCGAACTCGTTGCGGCagagttcgaaaattttatgatttGCACCACCGCTTACCCTCCcccaatgaaaaaatatcgatccgcgagaacgaggaaaaatggagaaaaagaaagaaattacgtTTAAGCTCCTCCGGATGTTTTtcctttcccccctccccctctctcatAGAGATTCACGGTTGTTAATAGTTAACCACGACGAGGATGTTTTTACCGCAAAGTTATGCGACCcctgacacttttcttacccGTTCGGACAATACCTGACTACAGCTATACAGtggtttcgttttattttatacgggAATCTTTTATACGCCAACAAGACCGTGGGCTAATGCAAATTTACCAGGTAATACCTGATCGTTATATCCGGTTCACAAATTTTATAATCGCGATTCCGATGTCGCGAATTTAGAAACggaacgagcaaaaaaaaaaaaaagtttctggATTCCTCCTAAACGGCAGTATTGaagtttttgtattttcttatCGAGCGTAACGCGAGGAGGATCCTTACGGGTTAATCGTGAATGTGAGAAAACAGGGGAGATCGGCATCTGAAATGCAAACTGACATTGGTAGAGAAgtgttgtacgtataatacgcacatacatacacacatcgtATGTATAGGCGCGGAGTCGATTTCAGACGAGTCAGACCAAAGTAACTTAACTTACAGGTTGAATAAACGCAATCAGAAATTCACGGCAGCTGCTAAGATATACTATATGCATTCGCTACTCCGCACGGAATCCCTTCGGAACATCCACCGCAGTGATTCTCAGTTTATCGATCGGTCGAtaccgaaaaaattgatcacgtGGAATCCGAGAGGACACGCTCGACTCAATTCCGGAAACAttttccatccccccccccccccccccccccccccaacgaTTTTCCGATTCTGTTATCTTTTAcctgatgaaaaattgcggGGGGATCCTGTCgcaacggatgaaaaaatccgaaGAACTAGCGAGTAAATAATATCCTCCGGAAttcaataaacgaataaaataaattacatcgCAACGGCAACGTACTCGCGTCGGTCCCGCGTCATCGGTAATACGTAATTCTAATATGGAAAGTAAATCCATTTCGTATGGTTTTGCTGGCGAGTGTGGCTACGATATACCCCGGTGTgtaataacttttgaatgtgTGGTGGAAGGGATTAATTATAATCCGTAGACACTTGTAATTACAAATGCTAGCCACTGCACGGGGAGCAACAGGAGCGTcagaagcagaagcggcagcggcagcggcagcggcagcagcagcagcacccgTCGTACAGTATAGTTGAGTTCGTAAGGCCGTTTGGTTGCAATGAGACGACGCGAGGTGACTTTGAGACTTCAAGACCTCGCGGAGGATATAGGATGCGTAGGCACCGCGCTCTCGCCGTTGCTCCCGCTTCTGCTGGTTTCTCCGCAGTGAGGAATTGCGTGTAATTGGTGGGGCGAGTTCGCCATATATCTCGCCGGTACGCTGCGTCCTTTTTCCTCCCTATCGCCATaagaattatacatatatatatatatatatatattttccgccGTAGGTTTCTGCGACGCAAACTGtctgacgtacgtacgtacgggtagCTTGAGGTAGGTAGATGTAAGTACCCCGCGCGTACGGGAGAATAATACCCTCATAGATTTCCCTCGGGGTATCGCTATTTGCCGACTAATAAGCTTTCCAGGCAACGACTTTGCATTGTAATAACAAAATTACAGGCACACGTCCGactttaaacatttttttaacaatcGTACAACCACCGTCCATTTTTCATAATCCGAAACGCgatacttacttacttacttcgATACGTTagcttcgacattttttttaagaatttcATACCTAACAGGTCCACGTGCGTTGCACGATGGTTGTTTCCTTGgctggaaaaaatcgaaggaaaaaggaatgaaaaaaacaaatccggGATTCGTAGCCAACGGGATAGACCGCGGACATCAGTCAGTCTCGAACGCCCACGCGTCATATAAGTCGGATAGCGGACAGGAGGGAGTTGAGAGACCACTACTACTGCTACTCGCTGGTATAGGAAAGCGGACCGGTAGAACCGAGAACGTATTTCCAGCGGGACCTCCAGAGTTGGAGCGAAAGAAGCTATCCTCCCGTACCGTACGCTTACTTGGATTACACGTTCAACGGTGGAACACAATGCGGTATCAGATCGAgaggggaaaatttttaccacccGATGCAATTTAACCGACTCAATTGGTTCGTGTTCGCTAAGATTTTACGCTTGAGCTTTGATATAAACGCGACTATGTATAAGAGCTGACGTTACCTCTGCTGCTGGGCATACCGCAGCTGGAAGACGGATCGAGGTTTTATACTCTCCTCATGAGACCATAAGTCATGGTGTACGTATCGACGCGATACGCTGTACCGAGTTTGATAATTCGACGGACCCCGCGGAATATCTCGGTAATTGGTCAATCGACGATCGTTGGAAACCGTGTGTGTGTCTCGAGGTGGCGGTGCGGCGATAATCTTATCGGACGAAATATACCGTGGGTgggacgaaatgaaaaacgtaAAAGAACTCGAGCATTTTCGAGATCGAATTAATCGAAAGAGAGTCGGCGAACCGGCTGGAAAATGATTTTCCCTCTCGGCTGTCGCCCGGGTTTCGACGACGGACGGGGACGTTTTTTCGGGCGAAAGTTTTCGCGAACGGATATCGTTATCGGTggaaggtagaaaaaatcgcCGTTCTTTCGCGGACGAGTGTATACGAACTCGTTATAGCTGTAGGGATCCACCGAGCCCCTCGTTAAGAACCTTAACGACCCTAATGACGCAATTAGCGAAGAATTTGGCCTCGGATAAAACGAAATGTGTTCGAGGATGCTTCCTCATTCCTTATTCGATCCTAGAATCCTTTTCTCTAAAGGCGTTCTTACGGAGGACGCGGCGACTACTCCTCGCCCTCCGCGTGTGTTTTCTGCGGCATTCTGTTTCGAACGCGGTGCCTTGTTCCACTACCGCAACTCGCATGCGAATCGAACATTACCGACCCGCTATTAATTGCCTTTGTGCCATACGCTCGCTCCGACACCTGCGATTCTCCCTTGTCCCGTGGTACTCCgttcctctccctccccctccccctcgctcactctctctctctctctctatcttccTCCTCACACCTACGTAACGTCATGCGACAATTACCTCGATATTTGCATACCTTTCTTTGATCCGCAATAACCCAGaatcggaaaataaagaagaagtgagagaagaagaagagaaaagaaaaaaaaaaaaaaaaaaacaggattaTTCCAGGATAATTTACATCAGGTTGGAGGGTATCGCCGATTTCACCGGTAGATATGAGGGGAGCGAAAACCTCGCCGCGTACGGGtgattcatctttttctctctgacTAAAAGATCGCGACAGAAGACCCTCCGCAATCTTATGTACGGcatataccgtatacacgTCGTATGGACAAGATTCATTTACAGAAAGTTCTAAACTACAGTTTAAATCCGCACGCTACACAGTcgtcgtattatatacgttagTCGGTGTATAGGGTCGAGTGTGTCGAGCTGTGTTTTATTGCTCGGTatcgaatttgatttttaagaGATGCTGCAGCTGCCGGCACAGTCAGCggcggaaaaagaagaagaataagaaaagaaagaaaaagaaaaaaacaaaaaaacaaacaaaatgacAGAAGTAAACCTAGGAGTAAGTAACTCTGCATACCTATAAGGCAGTGCCGATGTACggggaagaagaggaagagaggaaggaaagaaggaaagaaagaaaggtgCGAAGGAAGCGGTAGCAGAGCGACGCGGAGGTATAAGGTCGAGCAGGGTTCGTGCGAGGGTGTTCGGATCGTGTCAATGATAGAGTGAATTTACGGCAGTCACCTCGCGAATCCATTTGTTCCATCTGCATCTGCTTAGCACGCTAATGTTGGCCTCGCCACACTCCATTTCGCTgaagaatcattttttttacccctcacCTACCCCCCCCCGTTCCTCCTCTCAGTTTCACCGAACAAAGAAGGAGACGAGGAGGACGCGAGGCGCGAAAATCGGCGATCGGCGACGTCCtccctaaaaatttttcgacgggTCGGATCCGAGGCGGTCGAACGTTCgcacggtaaaaaaaaacggagctgATCCACGCACGTCGTACGCATCCCGATGGTTCgaagggggtagggggggagggatTTTCTATTTGTCGTATAAATGCGGCAAGTGAACCGGCGGTGAACGCGAGTTGATTTACGGTAGGTGCCCCGAGGTGGTTGAGCGCGAAGAAACCACGCACGGTCTTGTTATCGGCGTACGCGTCCTCGCAACTTTATTAGCGGCTGCAAAGGCGGTGCCCGGTGCAGCCCGTTGATGGAGCACTTCCTACGATCCCTACGGCCTACGGAGCGTCTGAGGATTTCTCGACTCCTCGTCTCCtacgggcggggggggggggggagggaaacaAAGTTGGACGAACTTAGTTTCCGACTAGTTGTAAAGTTTACGCCGTACCGCCGCTCGCCCGTTCCGAGGGACATCGAAGACCTCGCGCTGGACTTTTCGAACGTGCGCGAAGGATCGCGCGCACAACAACGTGGAATATAGCCGTGTTGTTAACATTAGTTCGATGTCGCTACGGTGGTCCGGTGAAGGTGCCGAGATAACTCGTTCGGTTCGGACCGAGACAACCCGGCGTTCGTTAAGAATGATAAGGAAACCGATTCGAtagttcgttttattttcaaagtagGTGTATATGACGGGACATATATTTCCTCGCCGGGGATCCGATGGGTTCGGCTACCGGAAATGGTCGAAGtcgatcgtttcgattttgTCCGGTGATTTCTCGCCCCATAAAACATGGTCGGAGGGGTAACGTGAGCGTGTTAAGGCGTCGGTCTTATCTGCGCCCGTTGCTcggtggttttttcttttttttttcctctctcaccTCTTCTCTTTGCAATCTTTCCGatacctttattttttttttttattttttttttttcgtttttttttttcttgtcaccCAGCTTCAAACATTCCTCGTCGATATTGTACGAGACGCGAGTCGCGAGTCGCTATTTTCACGGCGTCGTTTTAAAACATTGTCTTATCTCCTCTAACCGCACGCACCGAGAATCGCGGCGACACGTTGTCCAAGTTATGGCTCATTCTGGCTAGACTAAGTTTCTTTTCCGGGGCAAAGGACATACCTGCCCTCGCGTTAACGGTCGTGTACGACGAGATACGAAAGCAACTTGAGATATTCCGGTTAATACGAATTCTCCTAAGAAAACCAAGGTTGTATCCCAAGGCTTTCTCGAGCAGCGGGTACTTGTCGCGAAGATTTTCTGAATCTATAATTAGTAAGAAACGCTCGCTGAGTTCGATTTAGCGAGAAGCTTTAACcgctcgcgtatacgtatatttattttacttttacctGTCAGCGGGCGCGCTCGGTTTAAATTATTCGCTCGTATTGCGTAAGCGATAGGCGGGggttaatttattaatattaatctaAGGCTTCCCCGAGGGTCCGAGAAACGTGGAACGCTTACACACGTGCTTACTTCACCCATATAATAACGTGTGGCTTTCGCGTACCGAGCGCATGCGATAACGCAATAATTTAACCAAAGTACACCATTTAttcgttgagaaaataatcgaaacgtCGCTAAACACGACGTACCGTCCCGGTGGAAACACGCGGAGCGCGTCCTCTCGCCTCCTCGCCGACGACTTTAACGGTCAATTTTCACGTGCggtgcgacgcgacgcgaggtGGTCGCTATGCGGCTGACCGACTTCCCCGGAGAggagcgataaaaatttcaacgaacggAGCAGGAGGTTACTGAGATCGGTGAGTGAGATCGAATCGGAGGCCCCGACGATAACGAACGATCTTTGTGCGGAGGAACGAATCCCTTCAAAGTCCCTACGCGCGACATGAAAAGAACGTGGGCCGCGTCGAGCACGCGGACCCGTGCGAGCCCCGTACGCGAAGGAGGAACTCGTGCGTGTGTctcacgcacgcacgcacgcacgcacgtccacgtcgtcgtcgtcgtcgtcgtcttcagTTAGCGGCCGGGCATCGCTAAGACTGACCAACAACGGAGAGGCCGGCGCACGCAGGGCCCTTTCACGTGGGGGGCACATCTGTGCCAGCGGCACGAACGACAGCGTGTTCGCAGACCCCGCCCGTCGCGAGGCGGTCGGTCACGACTCGCGGGGCCCAACCTGATAGCTGCCGGTACACCATAGAGTACGAGAACCCCTCGGGGAAGTATTGACCGCGGCTTCGTCGACGTATCCCCTTCGAAATATGGACGATACCATCGAGACCGCGGACCAGGTGGCAAACGACGAGATATTATTTAAAAGCGGCTACTACGGGGTCAGGTTCTTGCCCCTGTGTGGTGTCGGGCGAACCGTGTTGTtgttactatacatatacaatacacGTGCGGCTATAGCCCGCTCCGCACTTTCCAGGTGATGTGCAGGAGGAATGGGTTGTGCTGTACATAcgaatttcttatttattctctccttcttattttccctcgtatttttttttttttttcgtttttttgtttcttctctctaTCTTTCGAGGGTAGGTATGTGTACGCACGTTGGTTCGCAGCGGTAGCttgaattttataatatactttGCGGTCAGTCCGGGATTCGCTATCGCAAGttcagcagcggcagcggcagcggcggcggcggcggtgttGGTTTTATACCGCGATCGGTAGGAAAGAAGGGATCGTGACCTCCGAAGAGCTCTTCCAGCTCGCGGAGTACCTCTACTCTAACTTCGTTCGGTGCGGTGATCGTTCGGTTTACTATACAAGGGAGTTGACTCGACCCTTTATACAACAACCATTTGTCCAACGGTCAATGGTGCCTCGGCTATTAAGAACTTTTTGAAAGACGTTAAGCTACCCGCTGACCGTACGGACTAAAAGAGGactaattattgtaattaaaagCCTCGAGGGGCGGCGATCGTATAAGAAAGGTCACGTGGGCGCGGACTTGGCCCGAAGACAGCTACCAGAAATGATGATTTCCCCTTGGCTTgttgtatatctataccgtaGCTCGCGTCGGTATTATTACGAAATCGGTGTAACCGATTTGATCGGATTGAAATACCGCCTCGGGTTTCAAACGGTGGTTTGATTCCGGTGGTCGAAATCGACTCGAGAAATAAACGATAAATATCACAAGGGGATCGGAGGTGGCCCCGACTTTTGAACGACCGCAAAACGAGATTGAAATTTAACCCGAATTcgcgtcaaaattttcaaaaactcatCTCGGCTCAAAAAActatttgaataattcgtttttttttttctcgtaacaTAGTATGTCAAAAATTTACATCGctgaatttttcgtcgataaaCTTCATCTGGCGGATCAGATCATCAGGGACGCGGGAGATAATTTGGAATTTCTGATCAGAGCGGACGTCGCCGATTTTCCAACCCTTGAAATCAAAAGGCAGAATCTCACCTCCGCTAAATCGGATCgtccgaaaaattcatcccgcTCAGAGTTCAAGGCTGGACAGGCGGTCCACTTCACTCTAACGccggaaaaattcgtcgaaaaaCTACAGAAGCACATCATCCtctcgataaaaatattccgtCGCGGCGATTCCATTCCCGTTTGTCTCGCGGAACTTCCGTTGTCCGGATGTCTGTGCGACAAGGTGAATAtcggtgttgaaaaaagagagaaaaaataaaaaaaaaaataaaaaaaattcagtttgCAAAAAAGCGCATATTCTACCATCGGCGTATGTCTGTTCCAGGCTCAGCTGAAACCTTTCGTCTTCGGCGGTGCGATCGGTCTGGTCGATGTCGGCGGTAATCCGTCGGGTGAAATAAGCGTAACTTTACGAATAACTTGTTACGGAAGATTCGTACTCACGAGTTACCTTCTGGACGAGGCGTGTTTCCTCTTCAAAAACGACCCCGACGG
Proteins encoded in this window:
- the LOC105687687 gene encoding uncharacterized protein LOC105687687: MSKIYIAEFFVDKLHLADQIIRDAGDNLEFLIRADVADFPTLEIKRQNLTSAKSDRPKNSSRSEFKAGQAVHFTLTPEKFVEKLQKHIILSIKIFRRGDSIPVCLAELPLSGCLCDKAQLKPFVFGGAIGLVDVGGNPSGEISVTLRITCYGRFVLTSYLLDEACFLFKNDPDGAEFRVSNLSADSPPNEEPRVAGRCDLEKDDANKVSPEMKDVLTGLPWEDFMRDIGGISPGAVKLSAGKPPPKQRRAPPSPAAVADHAVAPSETLKKKKMSKAKMKKKKKK